AGCTGCATCGTTGGATCCACTCGAAAAACTACACGCCGATATTGATACCGTTTTACAGGAAGCGTTGTTCACAACGGCAAGCATTGGGATAAAGGTGGTTGCGGTTGAAACAGGGGAAGCGATTTATCAAAAAAATGCGCACAAGCTACACCACCCCGCCTCCACAACGAAACTCTTCACGGCAGCGGCTGCTTTGGCGAAATTGGGATCGGATTACCAGTTTGAAACAACGCTCTATGTCGATGCGGATGCGAATACACAAGTGATAGAAAACATCTACCTTAAAGGCAGAGCGGATCCAGTGCTTCAACCAGATGATATAGTGCAATTGGCTGACCTGTTACTTGAATCTGGTGTGAAGTTGATAGAAGGTGATGTCGTTGTTGACGAAACATATCTTGACACCGTTCGGGAGGGTCCAGGATGGATGTGGGACGATAGACCATTTCGGATGAGTGCTTTAAGCATCAGACAAATAGAACCCGATCCGGAAACAAGAAGCAGAGCACTGTCGTGTGGCTATCTATTGAAAATCGAACTCGAACAAAAAGGCATTGAAGTGGCAGGTGATGTCGTCTCAGGAACAGTCCCACCAGACGCACGCAGCGTTGCCAAGCATTTATCGCCACCGCTCGCCGATATTCTCAAACGAATGAACAAACCGAGTGACAATTGGATCGCTGAACTGCTCTTCAAAACCATAGGAGCAGAAGTGATAGGTGAACCCGGAACGTGGAGGAAAGGACGAGATGCCATCAATGAATTTTTAACTGAAATCATGGGCGAACCGCCGCCGCATCGGTTCGTTGACGGTTCCGGGCTTTCTCGGTACAACCTCCTCAACGCCGAATTGCTCACGAAACTGCTCGTCTACATGTATCAGAACTTTGCGTTGATGCCAGAGTATCTGGCATCGCTCCCGATTGCTGGCGTTGATGGCACCTTAAGCAATCGGATGCAAGGCGTGTCCGCCGAAAAGACATTACGTGCGAAAACTGGCACTTTAAGCGGTGTTTCTGCGCTTGCGGGTTACACCGTAACTGCAGACGGTGAGGTGTTCGCATTCGGCATCCTCATCAGCCATTATGTCGGTCCAGCGACACCTGCACGGAACATCCAAGATAAAATTGGGAATTATCTGGCCGGATTTAGCCGCCATCCGGTTAGTAACATTACCGGTAAACTCTCCGAAAACGAATAGGAACAACTTGGGCATGTTGCTCTATAAACGTGATTCTCTTGTCATATAGGCTTTCATGTGGTATAATAGTCGCGGTTTTGAGGGACTTATCTAATAAGATGGTGTAATTTTATTATCCGCAGCGTCCTAAGAATTCGCTGCTGGTATTCCAAGAACAGATACACCCGTTAATACAACAAACACACTACATGACTCTTTTATGCGAATTGTTAGAGAAAATGAGTTGGCGAAATTTGCAGAGCGACATCCAAATACTCATACCTCCCTCAACCATTGGACACAATTGATGAGAGAAGGAAGTTTTAAGTCAATTATTGACCTGCGTGAAACGTTCGGACGCGTTTCACCAGTGAAGGTTCAACCTCGAAGGTTTAATCGAGAGTCAATAACATTGACAGTTTTCAACATTAGTGGCAACGATGCTCGTCTTATCACGGTCGTGCAATACGCGCAACAGGTCGTGTTTATTGATCAAGTGCTAACACACGATGAGTATGATACAGGAAATTGGAGAAAGTAGACCATGTTAACTGAAAGACCTCCGACACCGAATGTATCGCCAACACCCATTTCTTTCGGACTTAATGTCTTATTAGAGAAAACAGACCTTAGCGCACTCCTCCAAGAACAAGCTATTGCTGAGTTCAGTTCCGAGCATCTACAAACACTGATGTGGAAAATCGTTCCTGAAGTTCCAATGTCTTTTTCCAAACCAATAAAAGCATCGGAACAAGAACAGATTGAATTGGATCCATATCCAGAAAGCGACTACCAATGGCTTCTGGAAGTACTTGAAACCCTAAGCGATATAGTGAGTCGGAACGTAAATAACGACTTTGCTGCACTGACCGAAACCGACTATGAACAACTTGATGCAGTGCTAAAAGAACTAATCTATATCGTTGGTGACGATGAAAAGCATCGCTTGGCATCATTGATGGACTTCACTGGTGTCCTCATCACAAAGTATGAAAATGAATACTTTCCAAAACTGACAGACTTGTTTCCTGAATTAGCAGAAAATGTAAATTTAAACGACATAAAAGATGAGAATCAACAAGATAATCCTATCAAGAAGTCGGAAAAACCTACAAAAGCACTTGCCGCGGAGGCATTTTTGTCCATCGGTAACCTTCTCTCGGACGGAGATAAAAAGGAAGGGGCAATTTTTGCTTACGATCAAGCGATATACCTGAATCCAGAGCACGCACATGCTTACTACAACCGTGGGAGAGCGAAAGGATCTTTAGGTCAATATGAGTCTGAGATTGTTGATTTAGATGAGACTGTGCGACTTATCCCCAATTTTGCCGAAGCTTACTTATTGCGAGGTATTGCAAAAACTGCGCTGAATCACTATAAGTCTGCGGTCGCTGACTTTGACGAGACTCTACGACTAAACCTAAACAATTCGCTCGTATATATAGTTTACGCCTCGCGAGGTTGTGCCAAAATAGTGTTGAATCGTCATGAGTCTGCAGTTGCTGACTTTGATGTGACCCTTCAACTCAAACCTGATGCCAAAATTCATTTCTTGCGTGGTTATGCAAAATACAAAATAGAACAATATAAGGATGCGATTGTTGACTTCGACAAGACTCTTCAACTCAAATCAGATCACGCTCAAGCCTACTTCATGCGTGGACGCGCGAAGATTAAGTTAGAACAATATGAAACTGCAATTGCTGATTTTGGTAAAGGTTTCCAACTTGAACCAGATGATGTTTTAGCCTACTTTGATCGAGGTTATGCCAAATATAGCCTAAAACAATATGAAGATGCGATTGTTGATCTTGACGAAGGCATCCGTCTCAATCCAAATTCTACTGAAACTTATTTATTCCGCGGTATGGTAAAATGCATTCTCAACCAACATGGCTCTGCAATTGGCGATTTTGATAAAGGTATTCCTCTTAACCCTGATTTTGCTGAAGCTTATTTATTTCGAGGCTATGCCAAATATGGAATAGGAGAATATGAATCTGCCATCGTGGATTTTGACGAAGGTATTCGTCTCAATCCAGATTCTGCTGAAGCTTATTTATTCCGAGGCTACGCCAAATACAGATTAAAACAATATGAAACTGCGCTTGCTGATTTCGACAAAACTATCCAACTCAACCCAGATAATGGCGAAGCATATAATAACCGAGGCCATTTGAAAAACAAACTTGGACAATATGAATCTGCACTGGCAGACTGCGATGAATCCATCCGTCTAAACTTTGATGATGCATGGCCGTATGCCAATAGAGGCTTTGCGAAAATTAAGTTAGGTCAACCAGAATCTGCGCTTACCGACTGTAACGAAGCAATTCGGAGAAATCCTTCTTTGGCTGAAGCCTACAACACCCGAGGTCAAGCAAATACTCTTTTGGGCAGGACTCAGGAAGCAAAGGCAGATTTCCAAAAAGCCTTAGAACTGGCAGAACAGACTGATAACCAAGATCTCAAAACTGAGATTGAGCAATCACTTGAAGAACTTGATAATGCCAATTAGAAGACAATGTAAATCTGCGCGACGGTCAAGCATCTCCCCGACTTTTTTTAATCAAACCGAGACGTAATCTCAGGGGGCGGTTCTCCCACAACGGATTTTCCATCTTTCAACAACGGCTCAGCGTTGCCCCATAGACGACTCCCATCATGTGAAAGCAGAGGTTCCGCGGAATACTGCGCAAGATACGCACGCCGTAGACTGTTCGTGTAGTTCGTCCCGCTACAGTGGAAATTGACGCTCGTAAACGCCACAATGCTCCCCGCAGGAACGATAGCAGGTACACCCTTTTCCGGTCCGAAATAGCCCACCATATCGTTACTTTCATCGTCGCGGATGTGTTTTACCCATGAACGGACACCGATATGAGAAAACGGCATCACGTAGACCGTCCCGTTCTCTTCGGACATATCATCAAGCGCACACCAACAGGTGAGGTACGGCTTGTGGTCGGGGTAACCAACGTAACCCGAATCTTGGTGCCAGCTGAACTTCATTCCCTCTTCTGCTCCCTTGACGACGTACTGCTCCCAGAAGAGATACGCCGTATCGCCTAAGGTCGCACGGCAGACATCCGCCATCAGATCGCTGAACAGAAATTCGCGAAGTTTAGGCTGTTGCCTGAAGCAGTTTGAGACGAAATACCGCTTTCCGCGATGATTGAGACCGAGCATTTCTGTGTCCTGCCGCTCCATCTCAGCATCCGCCTGATTGATAAAGGTCCCGCACTCACCGCGAAGCAGTTCCAAAAGCGGTTCCGGGATAACGTTCTCTAAAATGAAATAGCCTTCCTCTTGGTATTGCTGTTTCTGTGCATCAGTTATGTTCATAAACTTCTACCTATAACGTGACGCTGGCGAGGTTTCAAACCTCGCCAGCAATATGGGAGTATAAATTCTATTCGATATTTATTGGACGGACGATCTGGCCGTTGCTTTCCCAATACGTATGCTTTCCGGTGATGTAGTCAGAGTCCCCAGCAGGTTGGATGTTCCCTTTCGTATCAATGGCTCTGGAGACGACAGTATGTTCCCCCTTCGATGGGTTGTTCCAATCAAGATGCCAGATTTTCCATGCGAATTCGGCATCTTCTTCCGGATCTATCGTCGCCTTTTGCCAAGCACCGCCATCAATGCTTACTTCAACGGTTTTGATAGGTGCCCCCCACGCGGCACCGTAGATACGGTATCTATCACCGATGCGCGTTACTTTCGCCGCTAACGATTTCAAGTTTGTCCTACCAACTGAAGTCTCCATCCACACCGATTCGCCATCGGGACGTTTCTCCTCGCGCATCGTGACATAATCGCGTCCCATAAACCGCCCCATGTACCGGGTATCGCGCACCTCAATACGTTTGAGCCATTTTACGCAGGCGATGCCGTACCATCCCGGAGCGATCAAGCGAAGCGGCGCGCCGTTCGCGTGTGGTAACGGTTCACCGTTCATCTCATAACAGAGGAGGTTGGTGTCTTCCAATGCGTCTTCAACAGACATACTCCGTGCAAAGTTCTGACGCATCTTTACACCGCGTCGTTCCTCTTCGCCAACATCGTGTCCGAAGAAGATAACCTCAATCCCGTTTTCTTGGATACCAGCCTCCTTGAGAATCGGCGCGAGGGGTGTGCCAGCCCATTTAGCATTGCCAATTCCACCTGTGAACGTCGCAAACCCATGGTTGCCGGAGCACTCCAACGTAAAGGTTACCTCCTGCCGTGGACGTGCTTTAATATCTTCAATTGTGAGCATCAACGGGTTGTCAACCAAACCGCTAATCTCCAATTTCCATGTCGCGAGATCAACTTCAGGTGTGCCGTAGTGGGAAACATTGAAGAATTTATCGTTCGGTGTGATAAAGGTATCAAGCTTACTCCAATCCAACAAAACTCGCTCTGAAGGTGGCGGTTGATCGGTGAAAGGGATAAGCACTTCACCCTCACGACGTGGAAAGGCGTAGACTGCCCACGGACTGAGCAGCAGCCCTGTAAGCGTTATACCGCTCTGTCGCAAAAAATCTCTGCGATCCATGGTGCCTCCTCATTTTTCGGTAGACGTAGTTTTAAGCGTTCGTTGCCGCAATATAGTTGGCGTTAACCTGTTTCCAGTTAACGATTTTCCCCCAAGCATCAACATAATCAGCGCGTCGGTTCTGATAGTTCAGATAATAAGCGTGTTCCCAGACATCAAGACCGAGGATAGGGGTATGTCCTTTCATCAACGGACTATCCTGATTTGATGTTGAATAAATCTGCAGCTTCTTCTTATCGTCAACGACAAGCCATGCCCATCCGGATCCGAAATGTGTTTTCGCGGCTTTGGCAAACATTTCGCTGCCAGCATCGAATGAACCAAACGTGGATTGAATCGTCTCGGCAACTTTCCCTGTCGGTTCTCTGCCTTCGGGAATCATAATGCTCCAGAAGAGCGTGTGGTTGGCGTGTCCACCGCCGCTGTTGATAACGGCTTGGCGAATGTCCTTCGGCACTTTATCAATATTCCTGAGCAGGTCTTCAATTGACAGGTGCTCCAAATCGTGGTGCCCTTTGATTGCCGCATTGAGTTTATTGACGTAGCCTTGGTGGTGTTTCCCGTGATGGATCTCCATTGTGCGTTTGTCGATGTATGGTTCAAACGCATCGTGCGGATAGCGTAGTGCTGGTAGCGTATGACCATGGCTATGCGCTTGCTCGTGATGGTCAGCATAAAGGCGCAATGGACTGTTCGCAAGGAGCAGTCCTGCCACTGCGGTACTTCCTCGAATTAAAAAATTTCTGCGGTTCATGAGTTCTCCTTGTCCTGCTATTTTGGATAGCATTTTACAGAAATTGCGGGTTTGTGTCAATATAAAATTCGGTTGATTTTGGCACAGAGATGTGGTATGTTGATTGCAATACCAATATAAAGAAACAAAGAATGAAAAGGAAGACAACACTTTATGTCTAAAGAACTTTCCCGTCTTAAACCCGTTGAACTCCGTGATATTTGGCCCAACGAAGCTGCAGACTTTACACCATGGCTGGCTGAAGAAGAAAATCTTAACCTTCTCGCTGAAACCCTCGGTTTAGAACTGGAACTTGAAGCACAAGAAAGAGATGTGGGAGACTTCCGTGCTGATATTTTATGCAAAAATGATGATGGTTCACGAGTGCTCATTGAAAATCAATTGGAAGCGACTGACCACATTCACCTTGGTCAAATCCTAACGTATGCGGCTGGATTGGATATCCACACAGTTATCTGGATTGCGAAAGAATTCCGAGAAGAACATCGTGCTGCGCTTGATCGATTAAACGAAATTACAGATGAACACTTCCAGTACTTTGGGATAGAGATTAAAGTATGGCAAATTGGGGATTCTGCACGTGCCCCGCAATTTGAGATCGTCTCTAGCCCCAATGACTGGAGCCGATCAGTGACTAAAGACACGCGAAATGCCATTAAAGATCTCTCTGAAACCCAACGACAACAGGAAAAATTCTGGACAGAATTCGGCAAGCACTTGACTAAAAAAAACAGTCCGATTACGCAGCCAAACCCACAACCTTTAGCACGGACGATTTTTAGGATTGGCAGATCCGATTTCGGTATATACACAACTTTAGTTAACAGGAGGCAGGAGATTCGTATTCAACTTACCATACGCGGAATCAACGCCAAGGCTCACTTTCATCTATTGAGAGAACAACAACCTGAAATTGAAAGTGAATTTGGTGAACCACTTGGATGGTCAGAACTACCTGAAAGAGAGGAAAGTCATATATACTTACTAAAAAGTGACACTGATCCATCAGATGAAGCTGATTGGCCCAATCAGCATGAATGGCTTGCAGCTAAACTTGAAAAGTTTTATGCTGTTTTCCGGCATCGCGTAAAAGCACTCAATGTCGACAACTGGGAACCACCCGAAGCCGAGGATGACGCATAAACATGGATTTGGTTTGTAGTAGGGCAATTTATTGCCCGTTTATCAAAGAGAGATAATCAATGGAAAACGCAGACACCTTCCACATTCTCGCGTTAGATGGCGGTGGCACCCGCGGCATGTACACCGCCCAACTCCTCGCTAAAATTGAAGAGGCTTTTGGAACGCGTATCAAAACCTGTTTCGATCTCATCGCCGGAACGAGCACAGGCGCAATCATCGCTGGTGCTGCTGTTTCCGACATCCCGATGACAGATATCGTCCAACTCTTTGAAACTGAGACCCCTTATATCTTCCGAAGAAGATGGTATCGCATTCCATTATTCTTGAGTAAATATCCAAGCGAACAACTCGCCCAGGTTATCGCCAAGCATATTCCAGCAACGCCTCTCGGTCAAATAGCAACGCCATTGATGATAACAAGTTCGGAGATCGCCAAAAGTGAAGTTCACATTTTTAGATCCAATTATGGGAGTCGCTATTCGGAGGGTACACCCCCTACAAGTAAAGAGGTCTGTTTGCGAGAGGCTATCCTTGCCTCCTGTGCTGCACCCACATTTTTTGCCCCAAAATCCGTTGATGACCTCTTGTTAGCAGACGGCTGCTTATGGGCAAACAATCCCTCCACAATTGCCGCCACAGAGGCACTCTCAGTGTTTAGAAAAGAGGCACGAAAGATTCGGATGCTATCTATCGGTACAGGACATTCAACAAACATGTATCGGCAGAGACGCGGCTGGGGGTTTATCACCGGATGGGGGGGTGCCAAACTAACCTCCTACGTGATGACATTGCAAGCCCAAGCCTCCGCACATATAGCGAAATTGTTGCTAAAGGGGAATTATTTACGCATCAATCCAGAAATCGATCGCTGGGAGATAGATACCCTTACGCGGTTAGATGACCTCAAATCCCTTGCTGAGCGCGATTTTGAAAAATATGCTGCAGAGATTGAAACTTTTATTCCTGCTGAATTTAAATAAGGTCCAATGATCACCTGAAAACGCAGTTTTCACACATCTCCTATTTCTCAGCGTAATCCATGATTTAGGCAACCCCATATACTTTTCTGTTAAAAAATTGACTTTTTAAGTTGTAAAATGTATAATACAAGAGAATGTGACAAATTTTTCCGTTTTGAGAAGTGAAGGTAATTTCTTGTTTCGCTAACGACGGGTTAAAAACCTCAAACTTCATCCATTAACAATGCTATCCCGAATTCAGGTTTCGGACAGCATTAGCTGGACCCAATAAGGGAATAAGGAGAAATTTTCATGGAAGGCTTTAAGCGATTTATAGGGGTTGTGCTTATCGTCATTGCGGCGATAGTCGCTATCCAGACGATAATCGAGCCAATTTACCACACCTCCACCGATGATAGTCCGTACAGTTCCGCCTGGGACATCATCAACTGGCTCTCCGCCATTTCGATAATTCTGGGGTTGATATTCGGTTATATTCGTCTGAGCGGTGTCGGCGCGGATTCAAGCGTCCAAGAGTTCATAGCGGCGAACACGCTCTTCTACGGGTTTATATTCGTAGCTATAATCTTCTTCTGGAACTGGTTCGGCATCATGGAGTTCGCGTCAGACTTTACCGCTGTCAGCCATGGCACCCGAGGTTTAGTATGGATCCTCTTTGATGCTATACTACCACCGTTGAATATCGCGATGGGTATTCACCTGCTGCGTGCCAGTGAATAGGCAACGAAGCCTATTTTCAAAATTGACATCCGAGTTCATAGTCGTACAAGTACTATGACGAGCCTGAATACGAAGTGCGTGCTTTCCAAGTGCGCACTTCACTTTTCTATGGACAATTTTCAAAATTCCTGATATTCTTTACCCTTAAAGAGAACAGCCGAACAGGAGAAACCTATGGAAATAAGACCAAACAGAGTTAAACAGAAGTTAGCAGACGGAGACCTTGCGTACGTCATCTCAGGACTCACAAATGCTGACGATATAGACATCTTCGGTCCAAACGGATACGACGGCGTATGGTTAGAAGGCGAACACGGGCGAGTTGACGCATCAGAAATCGCTGACCTGACACGCGCATGCGACCTCTGGGGCATGACCTCTATCACACGGGTCAATCGCAACGACCAAGGGCTTATCTACCGTACGCTGGACTGCGGCTCAATGGGGATCGCTGTCCCACATGTCAACACGAAAGCGGAGGCGCAGAACGTCGTAGATGGTACGAAGTTCGCACCGATTGGTCACCGTGGCATGTATACCAGCCGTCAAGGGTATGGCGTGGACAACTATTTTGATGTAGCCAATTCACAGACACTCGTCATCGTTTTGATTGAAGATATTACGGCGGTTAACAACTTAGACGATATCCTCACCGTCGATCATATTGACGTGTTTTTCGTTGCACCCTCGGATTTAGCGACTTCTATGGGGCATATCGGGAACTTAACGCACCCAGATGTCCAGAACACAATAGATGCCGCCCTCGCGCGCATCCAAGCGGCAGGACGGGTTGCTGGTACCTTGGCACTTGATCCCATGGTTGAGAAATATGTCAAGGCGGGTGTACGGTTCTTAATGACAGGTGTTGGTGGATGGATCACGTCTGGCGCTGCGGCATACAAAGAACGAGCAGAGGGCGCGAAACCCTAACAGATTTAACTTTGACAGTAGTCTCTCTTCGTTCTCATCAGCGCGGTTTTTAACCGCGCATTTTCGTTAAGGCAACTATGCCAAAAAAGTGATCCCCCCAGATGTCTCTCTCCCCTGCCAAACTGATCCTGTCGGATAGGTATGCTTCTCGACGAACTCCGGGTACATCTCAAGTCCCCAACCGGGTGTCGTTGGTGTGACATAGGCACCGTTGCGCACTTGAATCGGGTGTAGAAAAACTTCCTCTTGTAGGAAGTTGAGGTATTCAACCACCTGCGTCTCCGAGTGTGCAGCAACACAAATCTGATCCCATATTGCATAATGTTGAATCATGTTACATAATCCGATACCGCCACCGTGCGGACAGACAGGTATCCCATACTTCGCTGCCATTAAGATGACTCCTAACACATCGTTGACACCCCCAAGCCGCGTCGCGTCAATCTGACAATATTGGATCGCACCACTTGTAATCAACTGCTTGAAGATGACCGGCGACGGTACCTGCTCCCCTGTGGCAACACCGATACCATGCTTCTCTAAGGCACGTGATATTTTTACGAAGCCGAGGACATCATCGCGGGCTGTCGGTTCCTCAATCCATGTCGGCTTGAACGCTGCCAATTCTTCCATATACGCGATGGCTTCATCAACACCCCAAACCTGGTTTGCATCCAGCATCAAACGTGCCTCTGAACCTATCGCCTCGCGTATGAAGGCGAGCCGTTTCTTGTCAAATTCCAAATCCTGTCCGACCTTCATTTTGAAGCAGTCGAGTCCATCCGCTTTCACCTGATTCACGGTCTCAATGATCTGTTCGTCTGTCAGACCGAGCCATCCGGCGGTGGAATACGCCTTCGGTCCCTGTTGACGGAGCGTCTCTTCACGGGTTTCGCGGCTGTTCCAGTGTGTGTTAAGAATTGCCTCTGCTTCATCAGGTGTCAGCGCATCCCGCAGATACCGCCAATCGATGCACTGCACAATTTTCTCCGGTGGTAAATCGACGAGGAGTTTCCAGAGCGGTTTATCAACCAACTTTGCCCAAGCATCCCACATCGCATTGACAATACTGCCGATTGCCATCCGATTGACACCATCCGCAAGCCAGCGCAACTGGTGATGGTCTACGAGAAGTCTATGGAACGCGCCCGGATCATTAACAAAAGTCTCCATATCCATCCCCACAACAAGTTGCGCGAGGTCTTTAACACCGTATGCGATCCAGTCATTTCCAGCCCCAGCGGTAAAAGCGACCGAAATGCCCTGATGTCCAGTATCTGTTTCCAATATTGTTAGCACGGCAGAATAGTTAGGTTTTTTATGAAACGGATCAGAACCGAGCAGTGTATCCGACGTAGGGACCCGTAAATCAACAACGTTAACCTTCTCGATTTTTCCCAAAGTTTTCATACTTAACTTGACTCCTTTTTTCCCAAAGTATACAATAGATAGATATGAAAATCTACACTAAATTTGGCGATTCTGGAGAGACCGCCCTCTTCGGGGGAATGCGACTTCGGAAAGATGCACCGCGCATTGAGGCGATCGGTACTGTTGATGAACTGAACGCCTATATCGGTTATGCGCAAACACTGATTGATAATACTGATCTTTCTGAACTTATGACGCGGATCCAAAATCACCTCTTCTCGGTCGGGGCAGATTTGGCAACGCCAGCAACGCACGTGAAGGCTGCCCAGTTTCGTATATCGACAGATTTCACGACAGAGATGGAAACTGCAATAGACACCCTTTCTGAAGAGCTTCCGCCGCTGACGAACTTTATTCTACCCGGTGGATGCACTGCTGGTGCTATTTTACATATTGCGCGGGTCGTCTGTCGCCGAAGCGAACGGTGTGTCGTCCGCCTCGCACGCGAAGAAGATGTTAATCCTGAGATAATCCGGAGTTTGAACAGGCTTTCGGATCTTCTGTTTGTTCTCGCTCGAGTAGTGAATTTCCGAGCGAACACTTCGGAACCGATTTGGGAGTCCCAATCAGACGCCTGAAAAAGAGGTGGTATTAAGATGTTGTATTATGGCAGGGTTTTCAAATCACGCGAACTGAAAATCATAACTGGACTCTTAATAACCCAAGTTGCCATCTTTAGTAGTACAATCTGTTTCGCTTGAACATCTTGGCGATTTCCCTCACTCGGAAACCATACACAAACTATAATTTGATTTATGCCTCAAACTTGTGTATAATTGATTATCTACACCATGACTATTTAGCTATAAATCTCTTATCGATAAATTTTCATGTTTATAAATTTTTGCTCAGTGACAACTTAGGTTTATTTAACTTTTTAGGATTCCTAAACGTAAGAACAACTTAATTCTTGAGGAGAACGCCTTAATTGAGATTTTTTCAGGACTTACGCACCGTCCTTGTTGGAGAGATTTGAAACCTCGTCCAGCGGCTTGCAGGCTGTGGGTTCTTATTAGAAAATTGTGTAAGTTCTATTCTTTCTTAAGACACAATTAGACTATGCATAATCAGAGTAAAATTAGTTTTTTGTTTTACACATTTATATTATTCCTATGCTTCAATTCCTTTTTCTTACACAATACCGAGGCACAAACCGATAATGAACCACCCACGGCACCTGAATTCACCTACACCTATGAGAGCATTAAGGTGCCAGGTGTAGATTTTTTAGCGTTGACAGCGAGTAGCGACTTTGAGGATTACGCTGGC
This is a stretch of genomic DNA from Candidatus Poribacteria bacterium. It encodes these proteins:
- the dacB gene encoding D-alanyl-D-alanine carboxypeptidase/D-alanyl-D-alanine-endopeptidase, which translates into the protein MKTFSIFLYCGIILFSGCGIFTSKPVEIQIPAASLDPLEKLHADIDTVLQEALFTTASIGIKVVAVETGEAIYQKNAHKLHHPASTTKLFTAAAALAKLGSDYQFETTLYVDADANTQVIENIYLKGRADPVLQPDDIVQLADLLLESGVKLIEGDVVVDETYLDTVREGPGWMWDDRPFRMSALSIRQIEPDPETRSRALSCGYLLKIELEQKGIEVAGDVVSGTVPPDARSVAKHLSPPLADILKRMNKPSDNWIAELLFKTIGAEVIGEPGTWRKGRDAINEFLTEIMGEPPPHRFVDGSGLSRYNLLNAELLTKLLVYMYQNFALMPEYLASLPIAGVDGTLSNRMQGVSAEKTLRAKTGTLSGVSALAGYTVTADGEVFAFGILISHYVGPATPARNIQDKIGNYLAGFSRHPVSNITGKLSENE
- a CDS encoding type II toxin-antitoxin system HigB family toxin — protein: MRIVRENELAKFAERHPNTHTSLNHWTQLMREGSFKSIIDLRETFGRVSPVKVQPRRFNRESITLTVFNISGNDARLITVVQYAQQVVFIDQVLTHDEYDTGNWRK
- a CDS encoding tetratricopeptide repeat protein, with the protein product MLTERPPTPNVSPTPISFGLNVLLEKTDLSALLQEQAIAEFSSEHLQTLMWKIVPEVPMSFSKPIKASEQEQIELDPYPESDYQWLLEVLETLSDIVSRNVNNDFAALTETDYEQLDAVLKELIYIVGDDEKHRLASLMDFTGVLITKYENEYFPKLTDLFPELAENVNLNDIKDENQQDNPIKKSEKPTKALAAEAFLSIGNLLSDGDKKEGAIFAYDQAIYLNPEHAHAYYNRGRAKGSLGQYESEIVDLDETVRLIPNFAEAYLLRGIAKTALNHYKSAVADFDETLRLNLNNSLVYIVYASRGCAKIVLNRHESAVADFDVTLQLKPDAKIHFLRGYAKYKIEQYKDAIVDFDKTLQLKSDHAQAYFMRGRAKIKLEQYETAIADFGKGFQLEPDDVLAYFDRGYAKYSLKQYEDAIVDLDEGIRLNPNSTETYLFRGMVKCILNQHGSAIGDFDKGIPLNPDFAEAYLFRGYAKYGIGEYESAIVDFDEGIRLNPDSAEAYLFRGYAKYRLKQYETALADFDKTIQLNPDNGEAYNNRGHLKNKLGQYESALADCDESIRLNFDDAWPYANRGFAKIKLGQPESALTDCNEAIRRNPSLAEAYNTRGQANTLLGRTQEAKADFQKALELAEQTDNQDLKTEIEQSLEELDNAN
- a CDS encoding phytanoyl-CoA dioxygenase family protein, which gives rise to MNITDAQKQQYQEEGYFILENVIPEPLLELLRGECGTFINQADAEMERQDTEMLGLNHRGKRYFVSNCFRQQPKLREFLFSDLMADVCRATLGDTAYLFWEQYVVKGAEEGMKFSWHQDSGYVGYPDHKPYLTCWCALDDMSEENGTVYVMPFSHIGVRSWVKHIRDDESNDMVGYFGPEKGVPAIVPAGSIVAFTSVNFHCSGTNYTNSLRRAYLAQYSAEPLLSHDGSRLWGNAEPLLKDGKSVVGEPPPEITSRFD
- a CDS encoding sulfite oxidase — its product is MDRRDFLRQSGITLTGLLLSPWAVYAFPRREGEVLIPFTDQPPPSERVLLDWSKLDTFITPNDKFFNVSHYGTPEVDLATWKLEISGLVDNPLMLTIEDIKARPRQEVTFTLECSGNHGFATFTGGIGNAKWAGTPLAPILKEAGIQENGIEVIFFGHDVGEEERRGVKMRQNFARSMSVEDALEDTNLLCYEMNGEPLPHANGAPLRLIAPGWYGIACVKWLKRIEVRDTRYMGRFMGRDYVTMREEKRPDGESVWMETSVGRTNLKSLAAKVTRIGDRYRIYGAAWGAPIKTVEVSIDGGAWQKATIDPEEDAEFAWKIWHLDWNNPSKGEHTVVSRAIDTKGNIQPAGDSDYITGKHTYWESNGQIVRPINIE
- a CDS encoding superoxide dismutase, giving the protein MNRRNFLIRGSTAVAGLLLANSPLRLYADHHEQAHSHGHTLPALRYPHDAFEPYIDKRTMEIHHGKHHQGYVNKLNAAIKGHHDLEHLSIEDLLRNIDKVPKDIRQAVINSGGGHANHTLFWSIMIPEGREPTGKVAETIQSTFGSFDAGSEMFAKAAKTHFGSGWAWLVVDDKKKLQIYSTSNQDSPLMKGHTPILGLDVWEHAYYLNYQNRRADYVDAWGKIVNWKQVNANYIAATNA
- a CDS encoding DUF4268 domain-containing protein, giving the protein MSKELSRLKPVELRDIWPNEAADFTPWLAEEENLNLLAETLGLELELEAQERDVGDFRADILCKNDDGSRVLIENQLEATDHIHLGQILTYAAGLDIHTVIWIAKEFREEHRAALDRLNEITDEHFQYFGIEIKVWQIGDSARAPQFEIVSSPNDWSRSVTKDTRNAIKDLSETQRQQEKFWTEFGKHLTKKNSPITQPNPQPLARTIFRIGRSDFGIYTTLVNRRQEIRIQLTIRGINAKAHFHLLREQQPEIESEFGEPLGWSELPEREESHIYLLKSDTDPSDEADWPNQHEWLAAKLEKFYAVFRHRVKALNVDNWEPPEAEDDA